From the Selenomonas timonae genome, one window contains:
- a CDS encoding flagellin N-terminal helical domain-containing protein: protein MVRISSNYMVQRYQKDLNALDYTKTKLMEQGDGSKLHRPSDNSVDYSRYLRYDVNEGENNRYQESVKAGISWMASTQTALSGMEDIQKTFKAKTIQGANDDKDEKGGDWPAIAREMKAGIEQIISLGNTQLGDRYIFSGQADLRQPFAMSSEADLKQRGVSKTLDDRQSAFFSNASDKDSADFLHQMLSLNGDDGNTYYLNTLTGKVYTKEFVQEGYKDMIAKGYKTEAEANAAGETTFVGNVPAAIKGSTFIKDNFKNTGEVTTAGSGWSAAVNGTTVRFSTVRQQIVTYSGDMRYISMVKQNGSTEPSADTVNKTGMDIFGRDLFDDKNSGNDPSGTAMVNNMLTVYAKTKACDAHWLSSDGVTLADVANQVTLQAHTETGARSGLYTDMKDILTNHQENITRDITNVSGTDVAELATKMMQQQTIMSMSLSMGARILPLSLVDYLR from the coding sequence ATGGTACGCATTAGCAGCAACTATATGGTGCAGCGCTATCAGAAAGATCTGAACGCGCTCGACTACACGAAGACGAAGCTCATGGAGCAGGGCGACGGCAGCAAACTGCACCGCCCCTCCGACAACTCGGTGGACTACTCGCGCTACCTGCGCTACGATGTCAACGAGGGAGAGAACAACCGCTATCAGGAGAGTGTCAAGGCGGGCATCTCGTGGATGGCTTCGACACAGACGGCGCTCTCGGGCATGGAGGACATCCAGAAGACGTTCAAGGCGAAGACGATTCAGGGTGCGAACGACGACAAGGATGAGAAGGGCGGCGACTGGCCTGCGATTGCACGCGAGATGAAGGCCGGGATCGAGCAGATTATCTCTCTCGGCAATACGCAGCTTGGCGATCGCTACATCTTCTCGGGACAGGCGGATTTGCGCCAGCCGTTTGCAATGTCGAGCGAGGCGGATCTCAAGCAGCGCGGCGTATCGAAGACGCTCGACGACCGTCAGTCGGCATTCTTCAGCAATGCGAGCGATAAGGACAGCGCGGACTTCCTGCATCAGATGCTTTCCCTCAACGGCGACGACGGCAATACCTACTACCTTAACACCCTGACGGGCAAGGTCTATACGAAGGAATTCGTGCAGGAGGGCTATAAGGACATGATTGCGAAGGGATATAAGACCGAGGCAGAAGCGAATGCCGCCGGTGAGACGACCTTCGTGGGAAATGTGCCTGCTGCGATCAAGGGATCGACATTCATCAAGGATAATTTTAAGAATACGGGCGAGGTCACGACGGCAGGCTCCGGATGGTCGGCTGCGGTGAACGGCACGACGGTTCGATTCTCCACCGTGCGTCAGCAGATCGTCACCTACAGCGGCGACATGCGCTACATCTCGATGGTCAAGCAGAACGGCTCGACGGAGCCGTCGGCAGATACGGTCAACAAGACGGGGATGGATATCTTCGGACGTGACCTCTTTGATGACAAGAACTCCGGAAACGATCCCTCGGGCACGGCGATGGTCAACAATATGCTGACCGTCTACGCCAAGACAAAGGCGTGCGACGCCCACTGGCTGAGCTCGGACGGCGTAACGCTCGCCGATGTTGCGAATCAGGTGACCCTGCAGGCACATACGGAGACGGGCGCGCGCAGCGGTCTCTATACGGATATGAAGGATATTCTCACGAATCATCAGGAGAACATCACGCGTGATATTACGAATGTCTCGGGCACGGACGTTGCAGAGCTCGCAACGAAGATGATGCAGCAGCAGACGATTATGAGCATGTCACTCTCAATGGGGGCGCGCATTCTGCCGCTCTCACTCGTGGATTATCTGCGGTAA
- a CDS encoding DUF6470 family protein — MPMLYLNVRHTLPMIGMRVQRNTLDSSINQPRYEQETQTARSNRGVTQPKLTINTYPSRHSYGYTNNTDFARENYERGMSEVQKGTSKHTQMAWALAEDGPKQGRQVGIEFAKRDMENRVTRQRQLVAAAIPDPEIHFDVGQVVGEPTIGRTTPHWNTEGQARVQFNRGSIETYLQQKGDIHRWVSEGKYDIYA; from the coding sequence ATGCCCATGCTCTATCTCAACGTGCGGCACACGCTTCCGATGATCGGCATGCGCGTGCAGCGTAATACACTGGACAGCAGTATCAATCAGCCGCGCTATGAACAGGAGACGCAGACAGCGCGCTCGAATCGCGGGGTGACGCAGCCGAAACTGACGATCAACACCTACCCGAGCCGTCACAGCTACGGCTATACGAACAATACGGACTTTGCCCGCGAGAATTACGAGCGCGGCATGAGCGAGGTGCAGAAGGGCACCTCGAAGCATACGCAGATGGCGTGGGCGCTTGCCGAGGATGGTCCCAAGCAGGGACGTCAGGTTGGCATTGAGTTCGCAAAGCGCGATATGGAGAATCGCGTGACACGGCAGCGGCAGCTTGTGGCGGCGGCAATTCCCGACCCCGAGATCCACTTCGATGTGGGGCAGGTGGTCGGTGAGCCGACCATCGGGCGGACAACGCCCCACTGGAACACAGAGGGGCAGGCGCGCGTCCAATTCAACCGCGGCAGCATCGAGACCTATCTGCAGCAAAAAGGCGATATACACAGGTGGGTCAGCGAGGGAAAATACGATATCTATGCATGA
- the fliW gene encoding flagellar assembly protein FliW: MKKIMTSRFGEIEAAEESIIHFAAGIPAFEEEREFIIIPYEEDSPYVFLQSAKTPELAFLMTMPLAFFPDYEFTIDDEVEAELGLTSPEEVLIYAILTLAGKEIRDLTANLMAPIVINAATRQAKQIVLDRSPYTTKHRLFPSEKEAR, from the coding sequence ATGAAGAAGATTATGACGAGCCGCTTCGGCGAGATTGAGGCGGCAGAAGAGTCTATTATCCATTTTGCAGCGGGCATTCCCGCCTTCGAGGAGGAGCGGGAGTTCATCATCATCCCCTATGAGGAGGATAGTCCGTACGTCTTTCTGCAGTCTGCAAAGACACCGGAACTTGCCTTTCTCATGACGATGCCGCTCGCGTTTTTCCCGGACTATGAGTTCACGATCGATGATGAGGTCGAAGCGGAGCTCGGTCTGACCTCGCCTGAGGAGGTGCTGATCTATGCGATCCTCACGCTTGCGGGCAAGGAGATCCGCGATCTGACGGCGAACCTCATGGCGCCCATTGTCATCAATGCGGCGACGCGTCAGGCAAAGCAGATCGTGCTCGACCGGAGCCCCTACACAACGAAGCACCGTCTCTTTCCCTCTGAGAAGGAGGCTCGGTAA
- the csrA gene encoding carbon storage regulator CsrA, with product MLVLTRKPRQQIMIGDNVIVNIVEVQGDNVRIAIDAPRSVKIYRGEIYRAIQEENQKAAAAPANFDLSALPKK from the coding sequence ATGCTCGTACTCACACGCAAACCCAGACAGCAGATCATGATCGGCGACAATGTCATCGTCAACATCGTGGAGGTGCAGGGCGACAACGTGCGCATTGCAATTGATGCGCCGCGCAGCGTCAAGATCTATCGCGGTGAGATATACCGGGCGATTCAGGAAGAGAATCAAAAGGCTGCGGCAGCGCCTGCAAACTTTGATCTCAGTGCGTTGCCCAAGAAGTAA
- a CDS encoding flagellar protein FlaG, whose amino-acid sequence MTVKNVQDVMLAAVAVSGMKGADTPHANASEAPAQEVSQAQPVDTFAAEDAKAQDEAAAEQKEQHEPLSEEQTAYITEQLNEIMRNINVDLQFQYHKEVNFMSVRMLDKKTGEVLREVPPEAMVEHMIKVHDWIGAFLDKTA is encoded by the coding sequence ATGACCGTAAAGAATGTTCAGGATGTCATGCTGGCGGCGGTTGCTGTCAGCGGTATGAAGGGTGCGGATACGCCCCATGCGAATGCGTCCGAAGCGCCTGCGCAGGAGGTAAGTCAGGCGCAGCCCGTCGATACGTTTGCCGCAGAGGATGCAAAGGCTCAGGATGAGGCGGCTGCGGAGCAGAAGGAGCAGCACGAGCCGCTCTCTGAGGAGCAGACGGCATATATCACGGAACAGCTCAATGAAATCATGCGCAACATCAATGTTGACCTGCAGTTCCAGTATCACAAAGAGGTGAACTTCATGTCCGTGCGCATGCTCGACAAGAAAACGGGCGAGGTTCTGCGTGAGGTTCCACCCGAGGCGATGGTAGAGCATATGATCAAGGTGCACGACTGGATCGGCGCCTTCTTGGACAAGACGGCATAG
- the fliD gene encoding flagellar filament capping protein FliD, protein MAGARGIYGLSGSGLDVESLVKVGMISQQKKYDRIYKKEVETEWRKEAYANVYDKVNTFRSRMSDYRLSSSTKPMTTTSSLADAVTATANASAGVMSHTVEVTQAASNAYFMTATGQHVDRANTGASSSVMLKDVAFAGGTMPAGMAAGDTALKFKVSNGTGSAEVTFTAEEVFTKNLTLNDLANRINNARYTDSSGKKTALDIRAGYDSVSDGFSLFNTKTGDSNKINLSVDTTSSSAGHTTTLLSNLKLGSVSNGAISAPVAFTTSGSTSSLEVAGTNANVKIDGRTYNNLQENNLTVNGVTYTFKKPTAGAATINVAQDQDKLVENVKKFVEEYNALLDDLVKQYGDKGHKDYGVLTKSQEDGMTKDQVEKWNAKAKEGLLYRDSYLRSIIGDLRDAVINRVESVPGRYSTLSSIGITAKNQTGHLQLDETKLKAAIVAEPDAVNRLISYDDENDDFGNNGVASRIYNKMSGRMKEMERHSGVAADKTDLSELGKLIQNYEKQMSDFKRIMSSFESKLYEKYNAMEVAISRLSTQFNFFNAQ, encoded by the coding sequence ATGGCAGGAGCAAGAGGTATCTATGGGCTCTCCGGCTCGGGACTCGACGTTGAGTCTCTGGTCAAGGTCGGAATGATCTCGCAGCAGAAGAAATACGATCGCATTTATAAGAAGGAAGTCGAAACGGAGTGGCGCAAGGAGGCCTATGCGAACGTCTATGACAAGGTCAATACGTTCCGCAGCCGTATGTCGGACTATCGCCTGAGTTCCTCGACGAAGCCGATGACGACGACGAGTTCGCTCGCGGATGCTGTCACGGCAACGGCGAATGCGAGCGCGGGTGTTATGTCCCACACCGTCGAGGTCACGCAGGCGGCGTCGAATGCCTATTTTATGACGGCGACGGGGCAGCATGTGGATCGTGCCAATACCGGTGCATCTTCGAGCGTTATGCTCAAAGACGTTGCGTTTGCAGGCGGCACAATGCCGGCGGGCATGGCAGCGGGGGACACGGCGCTTAAATTTAAGGTCTCGAACGGAACGGGCTCGGCAGAGGTGACGTTCACTGCAGAGGAAGTCTTCACGAAGAACCTCACGCTGAATGACCTCGCGAACCGCATCAACAATGCGCGCTATACGGATTCGAGCGGCAAGAAGACTGCGCTGGACATCCGCGCGGGCTACGACTCCGTGTCCGACGGTTTCTCCCTCTTCAACACGAAGACGGGCGACTCGAACAAGATCAATCTCTCAGTGGATACGACGTCGAGCTCGGCGGGGCATACGACGACGCTTCTGAGCAATCTGAAGCTCGGCTCTGTCAGCAACGGTGCGATCAGCGCACCTGTGGCGTTTACAACGAGCGGTTCGACGAGCTCCCTCGAGGTTGCGGGCACGAATGCGAATGTCAAGATCGACGGGCGCACGTACAATAATCTGCAGGAGAACAATCTGACGGTCAACGGCGTCACCTATACATTTAAGAAGCCGACGGCGGGCGCCGCGACAATCAATGTCGCGCAGGATCAGGACAAGCTCGTGGAGAACGTCAAGAAATTCGTTGAGGAGTACAACGCCCTGCTCGATGACCTCGTCAAACAGTATGGTGACAAGGGACACAAGGACTACGGTGTGCTCACGAAGTCGCAGGAAGACGGCATGACGAAGGATCAGGTCGAGAAGTGGAACGCAAAGGCGAAGGAGGGGCTCCTCTACCGCGACAGCTATCTGCGCTCCATTATCGGCGATCTGCGCGATGCGGTCATCAACCGCGTGGAGTCGGTGCCTGGGCGCTACAGCACACTCTCGTCGATCGGTATTACGGCGAAGAACCAGACGGGGCATTTGCAGCTCGATGAGACGAAGCTCAAGGCGGCGATCGTTGCTGAGCCGGATGCGGTGAACCGTCTCATCTCCTACGATGATGAGAACGACGACTTCGGCAACAACGGCGTGGCCTCGCGCATCTACAACAAGATGAGCGGACGCATGAAGGAGATGGAGCGTCACTCCGGCGTTGCGGCGGATAAGACGGATCTCAGCGAGCTGGGCAAGCTCATCCAGAACTACGAGAAGCAGATGAGCGACTTCAAGCGCATCATGTCTTCCTTTGAAAGCAAGCTCTACGAGAAGTACAATGCGATGGAGGTTGCAATCTCCCGTCTCTCGACACAGTTCAACTTCTTTAATGCACAGTGA
- the fliS gene encoding flagellar export chaperone FliS, which translates to MINSAAEAYKKQQVMTATPEALTLMLYNGCLKFIKEGVEAIAEKNYEGANISLQKAQNIISEFRVTLNMDYEISHQLLPLYNYAYDRLVEGNMKSDPEIIAEATDIMTELRDAWAQAMKKAREEKGAQGMEGSGVYAG; encoded by the coding sequence ATGATAAATAGTGCTGCGGAAGCATATAAGAAGCAGCAGGTGATGACGGCGACGCCCGAGGCACTGACACTCATGCTCTACAACGGCTGTCTCAAGTTCATCAAGGAGGGCGTCGAGGCAATTGCGGAGAAGAACTATGAGGGAGCCAATATTTCACTTCAAAAAGCGCAGAATATCATCTCCGAGTTCCGCGTTACGCTCAACATGGACTATGAGATCTCCCATCAGCTTCTGCCACTCTACAATTACGCCTATGATCGCCTCGTTGAGGGCAATATGAAGAGTGATCCCGAGATCATTGCGGAGGCGACGGACATCATGACCGAGCTTCGCGATGCATGGGCGCAGGCGATGAAGAAGGCGCGTGAGGAGAAAGGTGCACAGGGCATGGAAGGGAGCGGCGTCTATGCCGGATGA
- a CDS encoding flagellar protein FliT, translating to MPDESYETARSLWEKYRVLTHELLKFVDEDEIDTFIALVEQREHLVNLLKELPSDSYRTGMEWAAYDAEVRPLEMQIQYKARAWLNRSRRQNAAVHSYDLTGASPLGGNLNRRY from the coding sequence ATGCCGGATGAATCCTATGAGACGGCGCGCTCCCTCTGGGAGAAGTACCGTGTACTCACGCATGAACTTCTGAAATTCGTGGATGAAGACGAGATTGATACCTTTATTGCACTCGTCGAGCAGCGTGAACACCTTGTCAATCTGCTCAAGGAGCTCCCGTCGGATTCCTACCGCACGGGTATGGAATGGGCGGCATATGACGCGGAGGTTCGTCCGCTCGAGATGCAGATTCAGTACAAGGCGCGCGCATGGCTGAACCGTTCACGCCGTCAGAACGCAGCCGTCCACAGCTACGATCTCACAGGGGCAAGTCCCTTGGGCGGAAATCTCAATCGGCGGTACTAA
- a CDS encoding flagellin N-terminal helical domain-containing protein, whose translation MAMVVKNNMSAVNTLNILNKNQSALAKSLQKVSSGMKINTAGDDASGYAISERMRVQIRSLDQDNQNAQNGNSMMRTAEGAVSSTVEILKTLKEKAINAANDTNTDEDRRTIQKEINQMVDQIDDNALATYNGKYLVDGSRNSKGAATCTILSNGALSTASKWSSALTSLESRTNESLNIQSTDNVTVSYVRQGRTYTTTFSVGSGTKLSDVLGKSAYNGTESFAGTDLMGTTREEALIGYDKANNSVYTADNKSALSIEAKGTGTTFQISSFTISITDNTGAIRKTANTALDAFNERVRAENKSEDNALVLQTGTKANQAIKVSMTDMRSLALGLKGTDGSVLSVQTQDKANAAINTLETALQKALDEQANIGAVQTRLNYTSSNLTTASENVQNSESTIRDADMAKEMTNYTKNNVLLQAAQSMLAQANQNSSAVLSLLQ comes from the coding sequence ATGGCAATGGTAGTTAAGAACAACATGTCGGCGGTCAACACGCTCAACATCCTGAACAAGAATCAGTCGGCACTCGCGAAGAGCCTTCAGAAGGTCTCCTCGGGCATGAAGATCAACACCGCTGGCGATGACGCTTCCGGCTATGCCATCTCCGAGCGTATGCGCGTCCAGATCCGTTCGCTCGATCAGGACAACCAGAACGCACAGAACGGCAACAGCATGATGCGTACCGCTGAGGGCGCTGTTTCCAGCACGGTCGAGATTCTCAAGACCCTGAAGGAAAAGGCGATCAACGCAGCGAACGACACGAACACGGATGAGGATCGCCGCACGATCCAGAAGGAGATCAACCAGATGGTTGATCAGATCGACGACAACGCGCTTGCAACGTACAATGGCAAGTATCTCGTCGATGGCTCCCGTAACAGCAAGGGCGCGGCGACCTGCACGATTCTTTCGAACGGTGCGCTGAGCACGGCTTCGAAGTGGAGCTCTGCGCTGACGTCTCTTGAGAGCCGCACGAACGAGAGCCTCAACATCCAGTCGACGGATAACGTCACGGTTTCCTATGTCCGTCAGGGTCGCACCTACACAACGACTTTCTCGGTTGGCTCCGGCACCAAGCTTTCTGATGTTCTTGGGAAGAGTGCTTACAACGGAACGGAGTCGTTCGCTGGCACGGATCTCATGGGCACGACGCGTGAGGAAGCGCTGATTGGCTACGACAAGGCAAACAACAGCGTCTACACGGCTGACAACAAGTCCGCTCTCTCGATTGAGGCAAAGGGCACGGGTACGACCTTCCAGATCTCCTCGTTCACGATCTCGATCACGGACAACACGGGCGCAATCCGCAAGACGGCGAACACCGCTCTCGATGCGTTCAACGAGCGCGTTCGTGCAGAGAACAAGTCCGAGGACAATGCTCTCGTTCTCCAGACGGGCACGAAGGCGAACCAGGCGATCAAGGTCAGCATGACGGATATGCGTTCGCTCGCACTCGGCCTCAAGGGCACGGACGGTTCTGTTCTCAGTGTTCAGACGCAGGACAAGGCAAATGCTGCGATCAACACGCTCGAGACGGCTCTCCAGAAGGCTCTTGATGAGCAGGCGAACATCGGCGCTGTCCAGACCCGCCTCAACTACACGAGCTCGAACCTCACGACGGCGTCCGAGAACGTTCAGAACTCCGAATCCACGATTCGCGATGCGGATATGGCGAAGGAGATGACGAACTACACGAAGAACAACGTGCTGCTCCAGGCTGCGCAGTCCATGCTCGCACAGGCCAACCAGAACAGCTCGGCTGTCCTCTCGCTCCTCCAGTAA
- a CDS encoding glycosyltransferase, with product MKISACYIVKDEADELRRSLASVRQAADEIIVVSTCGNLAVVHAADEFCARIYDFPWQNDFALVRNYALEQCTGDLVSFLDADEYFFHPEDLRDGIEAAVRENPTFDIIMISLCNFMTENSFADAMYLWSPRILRMPGLHYEGMIHEQVIRNDGAERILVYGDERLAAGHTGYLTERGEEKIRRNIAMLERDAALHGWKAMHAFYLADCYFGLKDYAKTLEFSKAALQEDVVFIGEESKVYHQMIESMRALHYSDEEMLILAEEALAKFPNLPDFYAQRGMILCGLARYEDAADSFEKALQHYDHDFSAIHDSSFFNQAAAAHVADRIAQIYKHLEEPEKVSVWLEKEKSYMEVAAVGEEKQKLRITACYIVRNDAVHLTKSIESLCDEVDELIVVDTGSSDDSMHVAESFGATVYHIPWADDFAAARNAALSHATGDWIVFIDADEYFSAETRTHLRALIEQAHAEDGEVLLVPWHNIDEATGEVLLDSYAPRIFHSREGRHYVGRVHEELRDADGTAPPSRIIPSEMLTLVHTGYSAVLTREKGERNLRLLLQEVKHTEHPERCWRYLAETYDNLDDERMAERYALRDIALGRRSVVYASSCWRILLRIYGGQPARREKYLAVAERGAKEFPELPEMHAEYAEALAAFHRYEEAFVAAETALAANPPETGTDRSLFTAEMCAELRRRVGIWHHIAARAKVLRISVAVFVRDDARDMETWLANTAVYADERIVIDTGSQDGTRALAEKAGAKVIDFAWQDDFAAARNAAINAVSGDWAAVLDADESFFDPSELRAYLAMVDVILPHVDAVLLPIVHVDEDANERVTGRAPHVRLLRMGRGLFYEGRVHEVLRKEGGKPALYHEPVALSIRHVGYSSGRIRAKHERNLALMEWRIAEAGLQPGDCRYLADTYYGLGQYAAALIYARAALEEDVTSIGAQSHLHHLLLDAMEKEHVPLAEQIETAREACRTFPQLPDFYGRLGLLLAARGDGAALPELTRALERYERPADESGEASEFPAWAGAVSAARARLLMEMGDNAAAEEGVSRALAFDTAREEALDVYVELHASEDAAKLLGSLHEMLGEDQETCAYLMRFADSYGWLALAAAARAEFSRRTGRTALSPAVYETARTLAPEELGNQVVGSLAEYVREMPEILLRLERDRNAEGPQLYHRLRELLPQSMRTFWRHYDEPDAVALPESREGYDLVREAFIHHADSVQSERFLRISADYDVACLRSAAEGFVRAERWEGALIGWALLTAQEGETADSIYGMAFASLQLGLRAEAEKHLARVLVLDPMHRQSKELMELIQ from the coding sequence ATGAAGATCTCCGCCTGCTATATTGTAAAGGACGAAGCAGATGAACTGCGCCGTTCCCTTGCCTCTGTTCGACAGGCGGCTGATGAAATTATTGTTGTTTCGACATGTGGGAACTTGGCGGTTGTGCATGCTGCTGATGAATTTTGTGCACGCATCTATGATTTCCCCTGGCAGAATGACTTTGCTCTGGTACGCAATTATGCACTCGAACAATGTACGGGGGATTTGGTCAGCTTTTTGGATGCCGATGAATATTTCTTCCATCCGGAAGACTTGCGCGATGGAATTGAAGCTGCCGTACGTGAGAATCCGACCTTTGATATCATTATGATATCACTCTGTAATTTCATGACAGAGAACTCTTTCGCAGATGCCATGTATCTGTGGAGCCCGCGGATCCTGCGTATGCCGGGGTTGCACTACGAGGGGATGATTCACGAGCAAGTCATACGCAATGATGGGGCGGAGCGCATACTTGTCTATGGAGATGAGCGCCTTGCTGCCGGACATACAGGCTATCTTACGGAGCGGGGAGAGGAGAAGATTCGCCGCAATATTGCCATGCTTGAACGGGATGCTGCGCTTCATGGATGGAAGGCAATGCATGCCTTTTACTTGGCGGATTGTTACTTCGGTCTGAAAGACTATGCGAAAACCCTGGAGTTTTCCAAGGCGGCTCTGCAGGAAGATGTCGTCTTCATTGGGGAAGAGAGCAAGGTCTATCATCAGATGATTGAGTCCATGCGGGCTCTGCATTACTCGGATGAGGAGATGCTAATACTGGCAGAGGAGGCTCTTGCAAAGTTTCCCAATCTGCCGGATTTTTATGCGCAGCGAGGGATGATTCTATGCGGGCTTGCGCGCTATGAGGACGCTGCAGATAGTTTTGAGAAAGCCTTGCAGCATTACGACCATGATTTTTCCGCAATCCATGATTCATCATTCTTTAATCAGGCTGCTGCAGCCCATGTGGCAGATCGAATTGCGCAGATTTATAAGCATTTGGAAGAGCCGGAAAAGGTGAGTGTTTGGTTGGAGAAGGAGAAGTCGTATATGGAAGTGGCTGCAGTTGGCGAGGAGAAGCAGAAGCTTCGCATTACGGCATGCTATATTGTGCGCAATGATGCTGTTCATCTGACAAAGTCCATTGAGAGTCTATGTGATGAAGTCGATGAGCTGATCGTCGTTGATACGGGCTCCTCTGATGATTCTATGCATGTAGCAGAGTCTTTTGGCGCGACTGTATATCATATCCCGTGGGCAGATGACTTTGCGGCTGCGCGCAATGCGGCACTTTCCCATGCCACGGGAGATTGGATTGTCTTTATCGATGCGGATGAATACTTCTCCGCAGAGACTCGCACACATTTGCGCGCCTTGATAGAACAGGCTCATGCTGAAGATGGAGAGGTTCTTCTTGTACCATGGCATAATATTGATGAAGCGACAGGGGAAGTCCTGCTTGACTCCTATGCGCCGCGCATCTTTCACAGTCGAGAGGGGCGGCACTATGTCGGGAGGGTTCATGAGGAACTGCGGGATGCGGACGGGACAGCTCCGCCTTCCCGTATCATTCCGTCGGAGATGCTGACACTTGTGCACACAGGCTATTCTGCCGTCTTGACACGTGAAAAGGGGGAGCGCAATCTGCGACTCCTCCTCCAAGAAGTGAAGCATACAGAGCATCCGGAGCGCTGCTGGCGCTATCTTGCAGAGACGTATGACAATCTGGATGATGAACGGATGGCGGAGCGCTATGCTCTTCGCGATATCGCACTCGGGCGCCGCTCTGTCGTCTATGCGAGCAGCTGTTGGCGCATTCTTCTGCGGATCTATGGGGGGCAGCCCGCGCGTAGAGAAAAATATCTTGCCGTTGCGGAGCGGGGCGCCAAAGAGTTCCCGGAACTTCCCGAGATGCACGCGGAATATGCCGAGGCTCTGGCGGCATTTCACCGCTACGAGGAGGCGTTCGTGGCGGCGGAGACTGCTCTTGCAGCAAATCCACCAGAGACAGGGACGGATCGTTCGCTCTTTACGGCGGAGATGTGTGCGGAGCTACGGCGACGGGTTGGCATCTGGCATCATATTGCAGCAAGAGCAAAGGTGCTGCGTATTTCGGTTGCAGTATTTGTGCGCGACGATGCACGAGATATGGAAACATGGCTTGCAAATACGGCTGTCTATGCGGATGAACGCATTGTCATCGATACGGGATCGCAGGATGGGACGCGCGCGCTTGCTGAAAAGGCAGGAGCGAAGGTCATTGATTTTGCGTGGCAGGATGATTTTGCAGCTGCGCGGAATGCTGCTATCAATGCGGTGAGCGGAGATTGGGCAGCCGTATTGGATGCGGATGAGTCCTTCTTTGACCCATCGGAATTGCGTGCCTATCTTGCAATGGTGGATGTTATTCTGCCCCATGTGGATGCCGTGCTCCTGCCGATCGTGCATGTGGATGAGGATGCGAATGAGCGCGTAACGGGGCGTGCGCCGCATGTCCGCCTCCTGCGCATGGGGCGCGGGCTCTTCTATGAAGGGCGCGTACATGAAGTACTGCGAAAAGAAGGTGGGAAGCCGGCACTCTATCATGAACCCGTGGCGCTCTCCATCCGCCATGTGGGATACTCGTCGGGACGAATCCGTGCCAAGCACGAGCGGAACCTTGCTCTGATGGAGTGGAGGATTGCAGAGGCGGGGCTTCAGCCCGGTGACTGCCGCTATCTTGCCGATACCTATTACGGACTTGGACAGTATGCGGCGGCGCTCATATACGCGCGTGCCGCCCTGGAGGAGGATGTGACCTCCATCGGCGCACAGAGTCATCTCCATCATCTCCTCTTGGATGCAATGGAAAAGGAACATGTTCCGCTTGCGGAACAGATTGAGACGGCAAGGGAGGCATGCCGCACATTCCCACAGCTGCCCGATTTTTATGGGCGCTTGGGTCTTCTACTTGCGGCGCGCGGGGATGGGGCTGCGCTGCCTGAGCTGACACGTGCACTCGAACGATATGAACGTCCTGCGGATGAGAGCGGGGAGGCTTCTGAATTTCCTGCATGGGCGGGTGCCGTATCTGCTGCGCGTGCGCGCCTCCTGATGGAGATGGGGGATAATGCTGCGGCAGAGGAGGGAGTATCGCGTGCGCTTGCGTTTGATACGGCGCGTGAAGAGGCTCTGGATGTCTATGTGGAGTTGCACGCCTCTGAGGATGCGGCGAAACTTCTGGGCTCTCTGCACGAAATGCTCGGCGAAGATCAGGAAACGTGCGCCTATCTCATGCGCTTTGCGGACAGCTACGGCTGGCTTGCGCTTGCGGCGGCGGCGCGTGCGGAATTCTCCCGCAGGACGGGGCGCACTGCCCTCAGTCCCGCAGTCTATGAAACGGCACGCACCCTTGCGCCGGAGGAGCTGGGCAACCAGGTTGTCGGTTCGTTGGCTGAATATGTGCGTGAAATGCCAGAGATCTTGCTGCGCTTGGAGCGTGATCGGAATGCGGAGGGTCCGCAGCTCTATCATCGCCTGCGTGAGCTCCTGCCTCAGTCCATGCGGACATTTTGGCGGCATTACGATGAACCGGATGCGGTGGCGCTACCTGAAAGCAGGGAGGGCTATGACCTCGTGAGGGAGGCATTTATCCACCATGCAGATTCTGTGCAGAGTGAGCGTTTCCTGCGCATATCTGCAGACTATGACGTAGCGTGTCTGCGCTCCGCCGCGGAAGGCTTCGTCAGAGCAGAGCGCTGGGAGGGGGCGCTCATAGGATGGGCGCTTCTTACTGCGCAGGAGGGAGAAACAGCGGACAGCATCTATGGGATGGCTTTTGCCTCGCTGCAGCTCGGTCTGCGCGCAGAGGCGGAAAAGCATCTGGCACGTGTACTTGTGCTCGATCCCATGCACCGGCAATCGAAGGAATTGATGGAGCTGATACAATGA